The Odocoileus virginianus isolate 20LAN1187 ecotype Illinois chromosome 24, Ovbor_1.2, whole genome shotgun sequence nucleotide sequence GCTATCCTTCCCCTTGGAAAATCTTAAGATCAACCCTTAAAAGTCCTCATCAGCAAGAACTCTGTAGGAGAGTTGCACTGACTTTGTCAAACAGGGCCCACTTTCAGTTTCACACGTTTCAGTAAACACAGTTGGCCTCTATTGTGTTTATTTTAAGTGATTATTAAGCGTTTACTTTAAGTGATTAAGCATTAACAAAGAGAAGCACAGTATTCTGAATGAGTCCCTCTCTGATACATTCAAAGTTGAAGGAAGTGCAATCAGAAAataccccatacacacacacaagttcacAGAGAGGACAGATTACAAAATCAGCGATTTGAGGTATCAACATAGAGCAGTTAAGTCTAATAGCTCAAGCTGGTAAAGTGTGGAATGTAAATGGTTTCCATTTCATTCAGATGTGGTATTTTTTTCTGAGATGTCTGTATGTTAGGAAGACCTCTAAACTCAATTCCAATTCATCCATTGACAATATAACTAAACCAGGCCTTTCTCCTGAAGAGTaactttccttaatttctatttgagtaacagaaaattagaattaaaaaactaaacaaaacctAAAATTTCACATGCTGACTAAAGGAAATTCAGATTCTATgtacaacaaaaacagcaacagctTGAACTGcacatttctgagtttttttgttttttctttttaatgcagtGGACTTACCCATCAACATAAATCATCCCTCATTTTGCTTGAACTTTTATATTCTTTAACATTAAGTCTGGCACTTAAATGTTTTGTGTATCTCAAGTCACAGTCGAGTCGACTTCTTTAAGAAGTAAGAGAACATATTGACAAAGCTCTTAAATAAAACAACCCCCAAATAAGGCACTTTGAAATATTAAACAACAGATCTCTGCGCACCCAgtttcactgttttgttttaacCAAAACGCTCCACCGCTTTTACAGAGCTCTTGCAGATGACCACTGGGTGAATGCTGATGAAATAAATCTTCACTGAGGCTCTCTGCAGGCTGACTCCCCTTAAGCTATCGTCAATTCCAGACCAAAGTGCTGTTATGCTCATCTATTTCTCAAACTTCCAGATTTGATTTTTATCCAGAGCATCACAAGTTCTCATCTGAACATCGGGCCGGCCCTCGGGTGTCCGGTAAGCACTGAGACACAGACCTGAGTGGGGATGAAAAATGGTTCCATCTTCTTtaaaatgccaaataatgtttgCTGGGATAGGAAACCCATCTTTGGGACAATTCTGCATTCCCACATGCTTTCTTAGCTCGGCAACTTCTGCACATAACTCCGTCACCGAATTAAACCTTATTTCTTTGTTGGAGGTATATTCAAAGAATTGATTGCCTCCTTGACCGTGGcatccaaatagggaaaggttAGCACTTGTGGGGTTGTTGTCAGGAGCATTATAATCTAAACATTCAGAAGAGATCCCAATACTGCGAATAGCTCCGTGCCAGCCTGGCCTATCCTCTGGAACGTGCAAAgtagaaaacacatttttcaaataCCAGTCAAAGCTCTTGCACCTCAGCCTTTCCCGTagtaattttctttcagaaatatcgCCATAAGCTTCTTTCCTTGCTGGAGGGTTTCGATTGTAGAAATGCTCCTTGTACTCGTCCATCCAGACTTCCGCCGCCCGAGCAGTATTCTGCAGGAAATTGGGCCGAGCATATGGTGCCCGCTTAGGGAATACGTGACCCACGTGGGAACATGGGTGAATCTCCAGTTTACCTCCACACTGCCACACCCTGAAAGACAGCTCCAGGTTTTCACCTCCCCACACTTCCATCCCAGTGTCATAAGTTCCAAGGTACTGAAAATACTTCTTGCTGACCGCAAACAGTCCTCCGGCCATGGTGGGCGATCTGAATGGTTCGATTCTCGATTTACGCCTGTCCCTCTCATGTTTGGGGACAGAATGCCACTGGAAGGTTAGACGCCAGTCGAACCCACCAATCATGGGCTCCCCAGTCTGCATATAGAATTCAAAAGTATTCCAGTCGATGGTGTCTATAACAGGACAAATGATCACTGTTTCATCCTTATGAATCCTTTCCAAAAGTGGCTCCAGCCAGCCAGTATTACACTCACAATGACAATCCAGGAAAGTGAGGACGTCGCCAGTGGCAAAAGTGGCCCCAATCAGACGGGCCCTCACCAGCCCTTCCCGCTTGTTTGTTCTAATCAGGCGGACTCTATCCAGATTGCTGATGTAAGTCTCCAGCTGTGTCTTCAAATATATTCTGTCGCTCAAGTCATCGACCAAGATGATCTCCTTCAGAAGGACTGCGGGAGAAGTTTCCAAAACACTGTGGATGGTGCGAAGTAAAGTCGACCAGGCTTCGTTATAGAAAGCGATGATGACAGAAGTGGTGGGAAGTCTCCTGTAGTTAAACTTCTTGGCCTTACACTCATACATTCTCTTATCCTCTATGTGGCGGTGCAGGGATATCCTGTCACTGAGGTAAATGTTAATGGCATATCTCTCGATGAGTTCCTCTTGCTGCTTCAGCTCACTCTCGCTGAGCTGGAGCTTGCTGGCTTTCCCCCACTCCCCAAGGGCATGGGAATCTGCAGGGGGCTTCTCATACAGAGGCCGAGACAAATCCACTGCTTTCTTCCCCGGCTCGGAGAGCTGTCTTGACCCCGGCTCCCGGGCACCGCCGACTAGCAAGGAGACATGGAAAGTGGAGACGGAGAGTTCCACCAGGAGGTAGGCCACTGTGAGAAGCGCCAGCAGCAGGCAGCTTTTGCCTGCCCACGTCCACCTCACGGCCATCCGGATCCTCATGGCTGGGGCGC carries:
- the GALNT4 gene encoding polypeptide N-acetylgalactosaminyltransferase 4, producing the protein MRIRMAVRWTWAGKSCLLLALLTVAYLLVELSVSTFHVSLLVGGAREPGSRQLSEPGKKAVDLSRPLYEKPPADSHALGEWGKASKLQLSESELKQQEELIERYAINIYLSDRISLHRHIEDKRMYECKAKKFNYRRLPTTSVIIAFYNEAWSTLLRTIHSVLETSPAVLLKEIILVDDLSDRIYLKTQLETYISNLDRVRLIRTNKREGLVRARLIGATFATGDVLTFLDCHCECNTGWLEPLLERIHKDETVIICPVIDTIDWNTFEFYMQTGEPMIGGFDWRLTFQWHSVPKHERDRRKSRIEPFRSPTMAGGLFAVSKKYFQYLGTYDTGMEVWGGENLELSFRVWQCGGKLEIHPCSHVGHVFPKRAPYARPNFLQNTARAAEVWMDEYKEHFYNRNPPARKEAYGDISERKLLRERLRCKSFDWYLKNVFSTLHVPEDRPGWHGAIRSIGISSECLDYNAPDNNPTSANLSLFGCHGQGGNQFFEYTSNKEIRFNSVTELCAEVAELRKHVGMQNCPKDGFPIPANIIWHFKEDGTIFHPHSGLCLSAYRTPEGRPDVQMRTCDALDKNQIWKFEK